The genomic stretch ctcgtatgatagccttcttaagatctctagacagcaaagtctggagagctgtcaacaaaggatgggaacatccagtgaggacaggtgaagatggagtcagtgtgcagattcctgaagaagagtgggacaaggagcaagaggcgttagctcttggaaattccaaggccttgaatgcactgttcaatggaatcagcaagaacatcttcaggctggtacaccattgtgaactagctaaggaagtttgggataccctcaaggtaactcatgaaggtacttccaaggtgaaaatgtccaaacttcagatgttgaccaccaagtttgaaaatatgaggatgaaagaggatgagactattcatgactttcacatgaatattcttgaaattgcaaacacctctggtggactaggtgagaaaatggctgaagagaaacttgtaagaaagattctcaggtccttgcctaagagatttgctatgaaggtcacaaccatagaggaggcgcaggacatatgcaacatgaaggtggatgagctcattggttccctccaaacctttgaaatgggcttgggtgagtatgctgagaagaagaacaaaagcatagcttttgtatctaatgctgaagaggagtcagaagcaggatgtactggaggtgatgaaagtatatcaaaagccttagccatgcttgggagacagttcaacaagctaaagaaatttgatcaacagggtagacctaatgtcaagaacgtcccgtctgacataaagaaaagatcaacttatgaagaaaaggccaaccaaggcaagggaagccagtgccatggatgtgaaggatatggtcatattaaggctgactgccctacccttctcatgaggcaaaggaaagggctatctgtcacctggtcagaagaagacactgagagtgaatctgaaggagaatcggcaaaacatgtcactgctctgaccagtgttTGTTCCTCAGAGGAgaactcaagtggagatgaactcaccttggatgagcttgctgtctcatataaagaattatgtgttaaaagtgcagaagtttgcatccaaggagaaaagcataagaaactcatcaaagagctagaagctgagaaactagagcagctgaaagtcatagagggtctgaagggtGAGATATCTTTGCTGatctctaagctagaccaaatgaccaaatccatcaaaatgttgaataagggatctgacaccctggaagaaatcctgaagacaggacagaaatctggaaccacatctggtttaggctttgggaaaagatcctcagctgaacgcaaacgcccaaaggctaaagttcagaaatccaaagggaagtcacatccaaagtcacaacatcgaggaaccagaatgaacaatcatcatcagaagaaattcaagagatggaaatgtcattactgtggcagattcggtcacataaaaccattctgctataggctgcatggttacccaaaccagaccccTCAAGGTAGACCTAAGAAAAAGGTGTCTACGCATAatgtccccattaagaaacaaacatgggcggctaagcagacacctcaggtcaatcctaagAAGCTGGCATCCAAGATTCACTTCTTGCCTGAGAATCAacagtgtgttgctaaccttgcccacacttcttcaaggggacatatcagacaagattggtaccttgatagtggctgctcaaggcatatgactgggatgaacaacctagtggtgaacctacatccctctaacaccaagtctgtgacattaggtgatggaactaaaagagaagtcatggGTGTTGGGAAACTTGACTGTCCAGAAACTCCAAAATTGAGTGATGTATTGTTAGTGaaaggactaactgtgaacctcataagcataagccagttgtgtgaccaaggatacaaggtggagtttaccaagggaggatgtgtggtgttgaatgggtgcaatcaagaagtgatgagaggagatagatccaaagataattgttatctatggaaatctaaagactctaTCAACCTTCCCAAGTGTCCTTTggccaagggagatcaggaagggaagctgggacatggaagacttgatcCCCTTCAGGTAAAAGGAGTGAAGAAGAGCATTTCCAAGGGAGCTATGAGAAGAGCCTCATATCTGCCTTTAGATAAAAAGACAGGCTATGGAAAGTGTTTGCTCAAAAGTAATGAGCCCTTGGTTCCCATTGGTCATCATACAACTGAGATGACAGCAAGGGATAGACAGAGGTGTGTGTTATTGACGTCGGCAGAAACTCAGTACCTAGCTTGTGGTGGCAAGTGGTCATCTCTAGTttggaggaacctgatgcagatagagtacaatgtcacccagaatgtcatgacattgtacatTACTAAGGGTGAAAATAGTAAGGGCAAAAAGGGAATGCGTGCGTCTGAAAAGTTgtagcaactaatgaagttagttagctactgtttaataagtcaaattattaaacaaatAGTGAGCGCTGAGTGGTCAAAATCCaatagaccttactcttgcatAAAGCGTTTCACATTTAGTCGTTTCATTCTCCACTCGTGCAAACCCTCGTCCAAAGAAACGGTTCATCTTCCCTCTCAGATTTTCAGCATGGCTCGTCAATCCGATACCTCCTCGTACACCACCATGTCTGATTCTCTCAGCACCGACTCTTACCACCCTACCCGGGAGGATCCAGCTGGTGACGCAgcaacttcgtcccatgcaaAAAGACCTAAGGAAACGGTCACCGGGTTTTCATCAGAAATCGCCCTTGATGAACACACAAGGGAAGGGTCAAGGTATGTACATAACTCCATTGCAACTATCGTCACTCAGATACTATCTGGGAATCGaaatgttcctggggtttctgttcccttgaacacaaTCATTCCTGATATTGCTGCATGTCAAGATAAAGCTGTAGTGTTGAGGAAAAATGTCACTGACAATGTTGAGCAACCAGATGCTCATGAGGGATCAAAGACTGAAAAACCCTCAGGCAAAGTGAGAGGTGAGAAGGCCAATGTTACTCCAGGTGTTGAGGACAACCCTAGGACTGAAACGATTAACGTGGAAGAGCTCTCGGACAATGAACTTCTGGCTACAGTTGTCCCTAGGATAGCCAAGAGAGTTAGGACTAGAAGGGAGAAAAAGGTTGTGGAGCAGAAGTCCCCCTCCAAGGAAGTTGGTGAAACAAATCCTCACAAGCAACCAGAGTCAGAGAGTGCACACAAGAGGAAAATCTATGGACCTACAAAAGCTTGGAGCAAAGAAGTGCCTAagaagttgaagaccaaggttgTGGTGGTTGAGTCTGAATctgatgtcccatgtgatgtcacaacatccatgCCCAGGAAGAAGCCTTCTTCCAGCAGGCTGGCAACCAGTGTCCCAGAAGTtcccattgacaatgtgtccttccactttgccttcagtgttaacaggtggaagtatgtataccacaagaggctggccCTGGAGAGAGAACTGGCACAGAATGCATTGGACTGTAAGGAGATTGTGGATCTCATCAAAGAAGCAGGGTTGATAAGAACTGTGTCTCAACTTCCtaagtgctatgagaccttagtgaaggagttcattgtaaatctgtcagaggagtgtgctgatgggaGATCCAAGGAATTTcgaaaggtctatgtgcgtggcaaaTGTGTGACCTTTTCCCCCTCTGTGATAAATCAGTATCTGGGAAGAGCGGATGAAGagcaaccagagcttgaagtgactgacaatacagtctgtcaagtcatcacagcaaagcaagtccgaaaatggcctctcaaagggaagctaGTGGCCAGCCAACTAAGTGTTAAGTATGCAatgctacacaaagttggagcagccaactgggtacccactaaccacaagtcaactgtgtctgtggcattagggaagttcatctatgcagtgggAACCAAGGCAAAGGTGGACTATGGTGCTTACATATTTGATCAGACAATGAAGCATGCTGGGAGCTTTAGTGTGAAGGGACTCATTGCCTTTCCATCTCTCATATGTGGAATTATGTTGAATCAATTTTCACACATCCTGACAGATAATGACTTcgtgaaaagaagagagagtccattggctttcagctacaaactgttcctgggcaagcatgtccctgacattgtcttGACATCGGGAGAGACTTCCAAAGCTGGCAACCAACCAGACAAAGCTGATGTTATTGCAGTTCTCAAAGAGACCTGCAAAGAGCTGGAAGCTAGAAAGCATGCACTGGAACAGCTCATCTTGCAACTGGAGTCTACTGCTGAGGACACGGATGGAGCTGATGGGCAAATTGCTGAGGAGGAGGAAGAGGCCAACTGTGAAGAGGAGGCTAatgaggaggctgatgatgaggctgaggattAATCACATCTTTTGTGTTTTTCTGTCATGTGTGTAATTCTAATTACTATTTGTGGATCTGTAAattaaagtgttgctttggcaacatttttgacaaaaagagggagtgacaagtgataccccaggacaacagaagTTTACATTGTTAAACTTTATTAAAACAGGTTCTCATTCATGACAGATTGAAGTTTTCCCCTACTGCAGCTGCTGTGTATGCTGTTGTATGCCTCTGTGTGTATGCTGatatgtgtgtgaagtttttatttaacttccccccccccctgcagctgatgttgaagtttaggtgcaacttctaatatgtgtgtgctgctatgtgaagtttttatttaacttccatgtgtgtgagtgtgctgccactctgagtgtattagctagtattatttcctgctaggtgtgtgattccgctgccatgaactctgttatggggatcaaagtgttttagccaaaaatttgccaaagggggagtttgtaggtgtttaattggctgcattatatggtaaaacactagatgggtactaatgtcttgactgatgtcatgacatgtacgtgtaactacattgtagttactgcaggactagctaacacaggatttattgaatgtcaaactggatgctgtgacattcacacctgtcaacagatactaaggaatagaacagcaggagttctgttagaacttagtatttaagtgcagtctggttatcaaggaagaaccagacctggcataaggcctactgactgaatgtcaaactggatgttatgacattcatcattgaaagcagctgctgaagattagacagagtggtgttctgttatacttcagcatgtaacttagtttgttcttcaagagaataacagaactaacttaaggccaaatgtgtaaatgttaagttggacactttgacatttattaatgtaagctgttactgtagtatgatcattttgatcatgtacaggtcagcaaaattgtacagtctgttttctggaaaaacagactcagcatatggaccttgatgtcaagctgaatgtcgtgacattcattcctgacagcatatgctaaattgtaggttgttcagttttctgtttcagctttttctcaggctattctttagggattcaacagctgagagaaaatccaggaaatcaacaaccaagctacagtcaatgaacctaacaaatagcctatttgttagtaacctaaatgttgaatttatgggaacttgagtgaccttaaattcaggagaatacaggtgcaaaagcccaggtgctgcaatataaaaaggaaggcgttccttcattcagtttcagggattttgaggcgtgaagatttagtgtgtccatcatacttcactgctgtatttttgtgagtctagtattagacgtatcttgtaagccaagccattatcaagtagatgattgctttggcatagggtgttcattgagttgtaagtgttgtgtcactcaaagcttttaagcgtgagtgctgtgtatcttgatttaagctgtgaagcataatcaagagttgtttttgaagtgtgacttcaaagtgtctttaatatcactgaggtgattgagggggagtgagtaggaactctgatcttagtgtaagattgaaattgcattgggtagggattaagtgataagttgtaaacgggtgagtttagctttgaattgatactactaatagtggatttcctccctggcttggtagcccccagacgtaggtcatgttggactgaactgggtgaacaattacttgtgttatttactgcacttactgttaagttctgcataatccctgtctgtgcagaattggatgtcataacaaccagtgtgacatccaaagtctgataactagaatttcagtgGCATTCTACCAAAAAACGTAAGGGTAACTATAATCATATTGTGCTTATTCTTCAATGTTATATGTAGTAAAGCCATTGATCCTAGAAATTTAGACGAGTTTGAACATGAGGTTGCAATTATCCTGTGTCAATTAGATATATTTTCCCTTATCATTctttgacattatggttcacGTAGTTGTTCATCTAGTAAGGGAGATTAGAATTTGTGGTCCAATTTATCTACAGTGGATGTATCTAGTAGAGAGATACACGAAGATCTTTAAATGGTATACAAAGAATCATCATCGTCCAGAGGCTTCGATTGTTGAACGGTGCATCACAAAAGAAGGTATTCAGTTTTGTACAAACTAATTTTCAGAAGCAGACTCTATAGAAATTTATGAGTCTCATCGTGATGGAAGATACGATGGTGGAGGTactcaaggtttaaatgttaagaCTTTTGGACAAGATATAGTTCTTCAAGCACATTTgtatatactgaataacatggatgaagttcaaccttacttgaccgttgtcataccccaattttgtcagggtattttaaaattttcatacATATGACTTTATTTTACTTTGCATCATCTGCAGAGCGTAAAATGCATTTCATCATTAATAACATCTAAAATATCGGCCAAAATGAATTTTCGGATATACAGACAGACTGGTTGAATCGTTTCTCAAATGCACATAAAATTAGCAGACGAAAAGTTTTGAAATCGAGCATGCAGACGTCAGTTGTATTAATCTCTAGTTTCCATAGTTTAACCTGGCGCactcattttattttttcgactactttttcagCCACATTTTGGTCAGCTCGAGCATGTTTAACCGGTCACAtgtatgtttccgagaagtttattcATATTCAGTcgttttatttttattcatttgtCAAAGTGTTCAAAATgattaaatataatttttttactctttcattttatttatatttaatttatttaagaagttatgaattttagTTGTATTAATTGATTTAATTTCATTTAAATTAATTAAAGCTTCTAGAATGGACAACTTTGGCATTTTAAATTAGGTGTGCTTCTTTGATTTAATTTGGATTGTCATTTCGAATTTAATCAAAGGTCCACATGCATTATTTTCACTTTTTCTTATTGACCAATCATAAATTAGGATTTATTCTATTTGTTCCtttaataaaatcaaaaaatcaagaaatatctTTTCCTCACGTGATAACAGCTAAGAAGATTTTTTCTTCCTCTCTCATAGGGACACGTGATGCCTCCTATTGGGGCCTTTTCTCTCAAactaaaaaaaatgaaaagagGAATATTGACTTTTGAGACGTTACATATGAACCCCCCTTCACAGGAGATTGGGACGTTAATAAGAAAATGATATTTTCTCATTGGAGGACAACCAATACACACATCACCAATGCAATGACTATTCTCTCTCACCTGAACAAAGGAAAAACTGAGAAAATTTCATAACAAACAACCTTCAAACATTCCTCCTTCGTCGTCACCGTCTCCCCCACCGACGCAAATTTCTTCCACCGTTTATTCCATCATTTCCTCCGTCGAAACATCTGTTTAATCCAACATCATCTTCCGCTGTCCAAACACCTTAACCTCCGCGCCACCCTTCTCCCTTCAACGACCACCTACAACCTTGTTACGCTGTCAACGACGTATTTTAAACCACCCCACAAATAATTTCATCCACCTCAAACACTTCTCACTCTTCCACCGTGAATCCACCATGTCTCAACCTCATTACCATTGAAGAAACCTCTAATCATTTCCCTACTTAACTCACGATCCAAAACAACAACGGACCACTGCGATTTAACAACCGCACCACAAACCTTTTCACCCTCAATTGCCACTGTATCCCACCAAACATCACTTCTCTCACACTCAAACATAATAATCCTTAAAACTAACCTCAAAATCGCATCACTTCTCTCACACTTTTCACCTTTTCACAGTGAATGTCATAagaaagtgatgaaagaggaaactatcaaagctagcacacacgcaGTTACAATCTTTGACTGTCATATGTAAAATTTCAGCGTACAAGAAACAATGGACCATAATGAGGGGAAGCCTAATTTATCCTATGTTGTCAGACTAAATAGAAGTTAATGCGACTGTGGCAAGTTTCGGGCCTTACTTATACCTTGCTCCTATGTCATTGCGGCATGTGCACATACTCGTTAggacgcttacaaccatctatTCGATGTTTACAAGATAATTACTGTCATGAATTTCTACAACGAAAGCTTCTCAATGGTAACATTGGAGAAATATTGGCCTCCATATCAATGGGAAGagacatagtttggcacaacgatgagatgcgaagaaagaaaaaagagCGGTCAAACAACACACGTATTAGAACATAAATGATATGgctgataaaatgataagattatgtagtatatgtcaTCAACCCGGACACAATAAGAAAAAATGTCTCAATCTCAAAACAACCTCTGCATCATAATTTAATACCTCCTTTCAATTTTTATAAcctttgattttgatatattaataactttttgttacaacaatattaacaacaaacatcaccCCAACTTAAACACACTTAAAAACAACAACACTTTCCAACAAGAAACCAGATATCACAAAACGAACATTGGTGACATGTCTGaataaataacacaaacaatATATATCAAAACAGATAAAATAATTAAccacaacatttaaaaacaatACTTCTAACTGATTATAACAATCAAACTGGTATCATTTGGTCCAAACATCATTTCTCTCGCATCCTTATCATTTTTAACTCGCACTCACCCATGTACGACATCGtgtctctcaatacttctaattgTTTCGCCTTCAAATATGTCTTCATCTAACCAACAAACCAACTCCCTCTGTAGTTGCTCGAAACTACAGATATTTCAGAAGAGCAtcttgtctctcgaataaatcacgTTCACATAGTGGCGATGAAGACGAACAATGTTTGCAATATAGTAAAAAGAGGtgtggaaaaatgaatcacaccACACCTCTATTTATACAAAAATAAATTACGCAACACACACAGACGTCAGATCAATTGGCACCTCATCTTATTCCTTACATACTGGCGTCAATTGGATTGGTAGTACCATGGGCAGAAGCCAATTCAATTGTCGTCTCCTCTTTAAATTTAAGGTAGTCGCCAATTCATCTTGCATCTATGTGTTGACGTTTTTTTTAAGTGAGACACTTTGCGAATTTATTTAAAATATAGATTATTttggaaattaaaaaaaatgattatttagataaaaaaaacaatttttgaGTTTAATTGTTATATGGAATATGAtacattttatttttaatttttatattttctaaatttttatataaatatattagAAATGAAGAAAGGGAAAAGGGAAGAAGAGgaaatgtaaaaaaaaaatataaaaaattaagtGTAGGTAATTCATCTATTAGATTTAATAGACTTTTGACATTGTTAGATATTTTTTAATTAGATCGAATTgttaaatttaaaaataattgtTTATAATAAACACTCAATAATATTGCACTATCTTAGatatttaaatttaatatttaaCGGAATTGACTAACAAAGTTATATTTAACGACTAAAAGTAATGAATAATCcatttaaaataataataattatatccaaatgaatgaatgatttCAATTTAAGTAAAaaaattttttttatttatatccTTTAGTTATAATATCATCTCTctttaattattatatttttttaatatgtGTGACGTCACCTGTTATGGAATAACGATTATTAATTAAGGTGCCAAATTAAAATTGTAAATTAAGTTAAAGAATTAAATGTCTAATTAAAACttgattttaattaaaatttgattttaatttcatttaatttcataTTATATTAACTTATTTATCCCTTGTGCTCGAAGGCATGAGTTAACAAATAAAAAATtcatattaaaaataataatagaattattaattataaattttattAAACCCACAGCACAcaattttcaattttttaaacaattttttAACGTATATTTATCCCTTGTGCTCGAAGGTACGAGTTAACATTTCCTTATATATGAAAGTCTTCGCTCAACTTAATATTATAATCCAATCTTAATTTGTATTGTACCCACCCTTCAACACTGGTGGTGTGATGAATCACCCTTGAACTCAACAACCATTACGTCTATAAAGTGACAAAATCTAGAGGCTTCTCGTCATTCATTCAAGACATCCCATAATGTCCATATACCCATTGAAGCGCATGAGTCCATTTGTATTTTGGAGATTTATTGATTTACCATTTGTTTGTTTTTTTCCGTCTTATTAAAACTAATGACACCCTCAAAATCATATTAAACTAATGACACCCTCGAAATCATATTAAAAAGTCCAAGTGTAACGTTTTGTTTCTCTCTATAGTATCTACAGTTCAAAAATAGGCAAAAACATGGAACCTTTCAAATACAATCATAAAATGTTTTTTTAAGGGAAAAAGAATTTATCATAAAATCAAAATGGCTACAAAACGTTGGTATTATTTCAAAAAGCAAAAGAATAACAGTACTCAATCAACAAAAAATATCATAGAAGTAAAAATTGGTGCCAGCAAATTTTGCGGTTGTAGTACTCCGCGTCTAATGGCATATTATTTAGTGGAGACATCTTTAAAGATATTTTCAATTGTCCTTTCACTTGAACCAGCCACAAGATCGTGTCCTCCACCATCAATAATAATTTGAATCTCAGTCTAGCAAAATGCTACTACTTTACCAATAAAAATTAATAAACAAATACAAACGAAAAGACTTCACACAAAAACTTAAAATGAGCAAAACAGTGTTTAGTTTATATCCAAAAGGATGAATCGAGTGTTCATATCAAAAAGAAAAACGAAACAGTTCATAACTCATTCTCGTTTACATTTATTTTAAATCAAACTATTGTAAAGATTTGAATGCAAACATGTAGAATAACACCACATAAAGGAACAATTAAAATTACTATATTTTATTTGAATATAATAATATCAGGTAAATTTCCATATAATTAGACAGATTAAAGTTCAATTGATTCAAAGAGTGAAAAATTAATCTTCACATTAGGTCACATTTCAATATCAAAATAACATAATCACATGCATGACATAACGAATATAGACAGATTTATGAAGAATTCCTAATTTATTGAAGGTAGCTCATCATTTATATGTTTATCATCATAACAGACTTAACTCACTCAACTAGTAATTTCATAACAGAAAATTAAAAGGAAGGGGGTTCAATAAGATCCATAGAGTAGCACCACCACAAACCCTAACACAACAAAAATAAAACGACACCGAATAACAAAAACACTACTGAGAATTTAGATCAAATTAAAATTCAGAGCCACCAGATAGAAAACGCCAGAACAGTCAACATCTAAGAGAGTTGACCAGAATTGGCGATCACAACAGGCTTCGAGGTCTTGCCGGAGCCAGATCCAACCTTCTCGATGTCCTTCACAACGTTCAATCCCTCGATAACTTGACCGAACACAACGTGCTTCCCGTCGAGCCACTCAGTCTTGGCAGTGCAGATGAAGAACTGAGATCCGTTGGTTCCGGGACCGGCGTTTGCCATGGACAAGATTCCTGGACCGGTGTGCTTCTTGATGAAGTTCTCGTCAGCGAACTTGGAACCGTAGATCGATTCTCCTCCGGTGCCGTTCCCGGCGGTGAAGTCACCTCCCTGACACATGAAGTTAGGGATCACACGGTGAAAGGAGGATCCCTTGAAGTGGAGAGGCTTGCCACTACGACCGACTCCTTTCTCGCCAGTGCAGAGAGCACGGAAATTCTCAGCGGTTCTGGGGGTGACATCGGCATAAAGCTCGAAGACGATGCGTCCAGCGGGTTGGCCGCCGACGGTCATGTCGAAGAAAACCTTAGGGTTTGCCATGGTTTAGGATTAGAGAAGCGATTGAATCACAGTAATGGGGaaagggttagggtttgggataATGGGAGTGACGAGCGTAGGTATTTATAACAGCGCGTGCTTCTGAATATCTTCGGCGATGACCGTTGGATGGATACACGTGGCTGGTTTTGAGATAGGTGGAGTAACTATGGTTGGGTTAGGAATTGACTAGGGTTAGTGAGTGGATCCGAGGACACGGATATGCTTTCGTCTCTTGGAATTGGGTGTGGACTTGTTTCGGGCACAAACAAACGACGCCGCTTCATGCTTAGAAGGTTCGGACTAATATTTAACGCGTCTTTTTAGTTTTAGATTTAATTGCTCTAATGCATGATTTCAAAATTATGAAGTACACTTTCAATTGATTTATCCATTAGAGCCATTCATATCTAAAGTcactttttaaaaaaataataaaaaatatcagttttgttaattaaaataatatgaaaataaatattttattttattttattttgtgaAATTTATAGTTATTTTTTCATAAAACatttttgtttcttcttctttAAGAATATTACTAGAAGCGAATCCCAGTTTCTCGCTTAAagttttttcttttctttctcttctCACGATTCATCAATCTCATACAATCAGGTATTACTCTAAATTTAAGCTTTTATCTTCAATATTTCATATTTCTTAGTCAATATGAGTGATAGTACAATTGACCTAGTGAATGATTACGAAGGCGAAACTTCGTTTATTTCTATAATGGGGACATC from Lathyrus oleraceus cultivar Zhongwan6 chromosome 7, CAAS_Psat_ZW6_1.0, whole genome shotgun sequence encodes the following:
- the LOC127105158 gene encoding peptidyl-prolyl cis-trans isomerase 1; translated protein: MANPKVFFDMTVGGQPAGRIVFELYADVTPRTAENFRALCTGEKGVGRSGKPLHFKGSSFHRVIPNFMCQGGDFTAGNGTGGESIYGSKFADENFIKKHTGPGILSMANAGPGTNGSQFFICTAKTEWLDGKHVVFGQVIEGLNVVKDIEKVGSGSGKTSKPVVIANSGQLS